The proteins below come from a single Rhizobium sp. BT04 genomic window:
- the uxaC gene encoding glucuronate isomerase, protein MDAGNGFLHPDRLFPADPATRTIARDLYETVRDLPIVSPHGHTEPSWFADDKPFEDAASLLVIPDHYLFRMLHSVGVTLDELGVPRLDRKPVAEGRAIWRTFAAHYHLFRGTPSSLWVDHAMSAVLGCTEPLTSDNADALYDHINAQLARPEFRPRALHQRFGIETIATTEGALDPLAHHQKMAADGWIGKVRTTYRPDSVTDPDAVGFRDNLVKFGEITSADVTRWDGLIEAHRRRRAYFRQFGATATDHGVPTAFTADLPLAEKQALLDKALKGPLSAADAELFRGQMMTEMAGLSAEDGMVMQIHAGSRRNTDSGLFATRGPNMGADIPTRTDWVGGLNALLSRYGHAPGLRVLLFTLDETTYAREMAPMVGHWPCLMIGPPWWFHDSPLGIRRYLDQVVETAGFANMAGFNDDTRALLSIPARHDVWRREVCRFLAQLAAEHRISKKDAAIVARELSYDNAKKAYKL, encoded by the coding sequence ATGGATGCAGGAAACGGCTTTCTTCATCCGGACCGGCTTTTTCCGGCTGATCCGGCAACACGGACCATCGCGCGCGACCTCTACGAGACGGTGCGCGATCTTCCGATCGTCAGTCCGCACGGGCATACCGAACCCTCCTGGTTCGCCGACGACAAGCCCTTTGAAGACGCGGCCTCGCTGCTGGTCATTCCCGATCACTATCTCTTCCGGATGCTGCACAGCGTCGGCGTCACATTGGACGAGCTCGGCGTGCCGCGGCTCGACCGCAAGCCGGTGGCTGAGGGGCGGGCGATCTGGCGGACATTTGCCGCGCATTATCACCTCTTCCGCGGAACGCCTTCGAGCCTCTGGGTCGATCACGCCATGTCGGCCGTGCTCGGCTGCACCGAGCCGTTGACATCGGACAATGCCGATGCGCTCTACGACCATATCAATGCCCAGCTCGCCCGTCCCGAATTCCGGCCGCGGGCGCTGCATCAGCGATTCGGCATCGAAACGATCGCGACAACCGAGGGGGCGCTCGATCCGCTGGCGCATCACCAGAAGATGGCGGCCGACGGCTGGATCGGCAAGGTCCGCACCACCTACAGGCCGGATAGCGTCACCGATCCGGACGCCGTCGGCTTCCGCGACAATCTCGTCAAGTTCGGGGAGATCACCAGCGCCGACGTCACGCGCTGGGACGGCCTGATCGAGGCGCATCGGCGCCGGCGCGCCTATTTCCGCCAGTTCGGCGCCACCGCGACCGACCACGGCGTGCCGACAGCCTTCACCGCTGATTTGCCGCTTGCGGAAAAACAGGCGCTGCTCGACAAGGCGCTGAAGGGTCCGCTTTCGGCTGCCGACGCGGAGCTTTTCCGCGGCCAGATGATGACCGAGATGGCGGGGCTTTCGGCCGAAGACGGCATGGTGATGCAGATCCATGCCGGCTCACGACGCAATACCGACAGCGGGCTGTTTGCGACGCGCGGCCCCAATATGGGCGCCGATATCCCGACTCGTACGGACTGGGTCGGCGGCCTGAATGCGCTGCTTTCCAGATACGGCCATGCGCCGGGGCTCAGGGTGCTGCTGTTCACGCTCGACGAGACGACCTATGCGCGCGAGATGGCGCCGATGGTCGGCCATTGGCCCTGCCTGATGATCGGCCCGCCCTGGTGGTTCCACGACAGTCCGCTCGGCATTCGCCGCTATCTCGACCAGGTGGTGGAAACGGCCGGCTTCGCCAATATGGCAGGCTTCAACGACGATACGCGGGCGCTGCTTTCGATCCCGGCGCGGCATGACGTCTGGCGCCGCGAAGTCTGCCGCTTCCTCGCCCAGCTCGCCGCCGAGCACCGGATTTCCAAGAAGGACGCCGCGATCGTCGCGCGCGAACTCTCCTATGACAATGCGAAGAAGGCCTACAAGCTGTGA